One part of the Treponema peruense genome encodes these proteins:
- a CDS encoding efflux RND transporter permease subunit produces MVSEKTLRHPILTLMVFILLGLTGIFTLSRTSISLMPDVDMPYLMVMASYTNAGPESVEKSVTTPIENALVSLSNLKNITSSSSEGRCVVSLEFNYGTDLDIATNDVRDKLDRVTRSLPDDVTPTIMKMDSNSMPIMRIAVRGNRSVDELKKIADDNIVDVLEQANGVGEANTMGGREQIVRVELDQNRLQAYGLTLSGVSSTLAKQNIELGGGTITEGKTDYSIRTTGEYSDIDEISNTVVKTVNGYDVKLSDIGRAYMGYKDASSIVYINGLPGVYVSITKQSGENSVTVADAVYQKIDELERTLPEDISLEIIRDDTEGIRDTIATLLDSAWQGLVLAVIILYIFLCSFKTTIIIAISIPLSIIITLLCMNLAGITLNMMTLTGLILGVGMIVDASIVMIDNIYSYRSRGAKPRIAAILGSQEMISSVISGNLTTICVFVPFLLFMKDLGFMGQMFKGIIFTIVIALVSSLFVAIFLVPVLAGHFLPLTNRSEKPVKNKFLIKLYGFFNSCQSAIDRVYRKILKAALNHRAVTVIVCATALVASFMLIPTMRINMMPGGHDDSVTVKMTLPVGTTLDETTAVVKQFQHIIESEIEGYKTLITTVGSGGRSGSSYSGSIQIQLPESDKQIDNDVTIQNKLRKHFADFTDVTFSFGQGMGRQMTGDDLDIAIRSSSLDNALEVAKKVSDVMSSIPDIGEPSIDTNEGLPQVEIEIDRQRAYNFGVNVYTVANEINASIEGTASTVYRQDGEDYTVYVMLRPEDRSNVIDLEQIYVSGTNGLVSVANFAKVVKGLGPVTISHENRTRIVHVTANIISEKNANVVEDMIKDGIAESFVIPEGVTVSYEGSWQDMQSQAKTYLLIIVMAIILVFGVMAATYESFKAPIINLTTIPFLIIGVVAIYKLTNQPISMMSAIGLIMLVGIVVNNGIILVDYTNLLVDRGMKKKEACLEAGCSRLRPVLMTTLTTILGMIPMCFATSGSAGMVQPIGVAVVGGLTSSTFVTLFFIPVLYSLIMKEKKTEKSGVVVEIPADILGRKNVQD; encoded by the coding sequence ATGGTTAGTGAAAAGACTCTCCGGCACCCGATTCTTACGCTGATGGTTTTTATTCTTCTGGGCCTTACCGGAATATTTACCTTAAGCAGAACTTCGATCAGCCTTATGCCTGATGTTGACATGCCTTATCTTATGGTTATGGCTTCATATACAAACGCCGGCCCTGAGTCAGTAGAAAAATCAGTTACGACACCTATAGAAAATGCGCTTGTAAGTCTGAGCAATTTAAAGAATATTACTTCGAGTTCTTCTGAAGGACGTTGTGTTGTTTCGCTTGAATTCAACTACGGAACAGATTTGGACATTGCTACAAATGACGTGCGTGACAAACTTGACCGCGTTACAAGAAGTCTTCCCGACGATGTTACACCTACAATCATGAAAATGGACAGTAACAGTATGCCTATCATGCGCATTGCCGTCCGCGGAAACCGTTCTGTAGATGAACTTAAAAAAATTGCGGACGACAACATTGTAGATGTTCTTGAGCAGGCAAACGGTGTAGGGGAAGCAAATACAATGGGTGGCCGCGAACAGATTGTGCGCGTTGAACTTGACCAGAACAGACTTCAGGCTTACGGCCTTACTTTAAGCGGCGTTTCTTCTACCCTTGCCAAGCAGAATATAGAACTCGGCGGCGGAACAATTACTGAAGGAAAAACGGACTATTCAATTAGAACAACCGGCGAATATTCTGACATTGATGAAATAAGCAATACTGTTGTAAAAACAGTAAACGGCTATGATGTAAAACTTTCTGACATTGGACGCGCCTACATGGGGTACAAAGATGCATCCAGCATAGTTTACATAAACGGTCTTCCCGGTGTGTATGTTTCAATAACAAAGCAGTCCGGAGAAAACAGTGTTACTGTAGCCGATGCAGTTTACCAAAAAATTGACGAACTTGAACGCACTCTTCCCGAAGACATTTCTCTTGAAATAATCCGTGACGATACTGAAGGAATACGTGATACAATTGCAACGCTTTTGGACAGCGCCTGGCAGGGACTTGTACTTGCTGTAATTATACTTTACATATTCCTGTGTTCTTTCAAGACAACAATTATTATTGCAATTTCAATTCCGCTTTCAATTATCATAACACTTCTGTGTATGAACCTTGCTGGAATTACACTGAATATGATGACCCTTACCGGACTTATTCTTGGTGTAGGAATGATTGTTGATGCGTCAATTGTTATGATAGACAACATTTATTCCTACCGCTCAAGGGGAGCCAAGCCAAGAATTGCAGCTATTCTTGGAAGCCAGGAAATGATAAGTTCCGTAATCTCGGGAAACCTTACGACAATCTGCGTATTTGTTCCTTTCCTTCTTTTTATGAAAGATCTTGGCTTTATGGGACAGATGTTCAAGGGCATTATTTTTACAATTGTTATTGCTCTCGTAAGCAGTCTTTTTGTTGCAATTTTTCTGGTTCCTGTTCTTGCAGGCCATTTCCTTCCACTTACGAATAGAAGCGAAAAGCCGGTTAAAAACAAATTTCTTATCAAGCTCTACGGATTCTTTAATTCATGCCAGAGTGCAATTGACCGCGTTTACAGAAAAATTCTAAAAGCCGCTCTTAACCACAGGGCAGTAACTGTAATTGTATGTGCAACGGCACTTGTTGCAAGCTTTATGCTTATTCCGACTATGCGCATTAACATGATGCCCGGAGGACACGATGACAGCGTTACCGTAAAAATGACTCTTCCTGTCGGAACAACGCTTGACGAAACTACAGCAGTTGTAAAACAGTTCCAGCATATTATCGAGTCCGAAATTGAAGGTTACAAAACTCTTATTACAACAGTCGGTTCGGGCGGAAGAAGCGGTTCGTCTTACAGCGGCTCCATTCAGATTCAGCTTCCCGAAAGTGACAAACAGATAGACAATGATGTTACAATTCAGAATAAGCTCAGAAAACATTTTGCCGACTTTACCGATGTAACATTCTCGTTTGGACAGGGAATGGGCAGACAGATGACAGGAGACGATCTTGACATTGCAATCCGTTCTTCCAGTCTGGACAATGCACTTGAGGTTGCAAAAAAAGTGTCTGACGTAATGAGCAGCATTCCTGACATAGGCGAACCTTCCATAGACACAAACGAAGGACTTCCGCAGGTAGAAATAGAAATAGACCGCCAGCGTGCCTACAACTTTGGCGTTAACGTTTACACTGTTGCAAATGAAATAAACGCCAGCATAGAAGGAACTGCCAGCACAGTTTACAGACAGGACGGCGAAGATTATACTGTATACGTAATGTTGCGTCCCGAAGACAGAAGTAACGTAATTGACCTTGAACAGATTTATGTATCCGGAACAAACGGTCTTGTAAGCGTTGCGAACTTTGCAAAAGTAGTCAAGGGGCTTGGACCTGTAACAATCTCTCATGAAAACCGCACAAGAATTGTTCACGTAACTGCAAACATTATTTCTGAAAAGAATGCAAATGTTGTGGAAGATATGATTAAAGACGGAATTGCAGAATCGTTTGTAATTCCCGAAGGCGTAACGGTAAGTTATGAAGGCTCATGGCAGGACATGCAAAGTCAGGCAAAGACATATCTTCTGATTATCGTTATGGCAATTATTCTGGTATTCGGAGTAATGGCTGCAACTTACGAAAGCTTTAAGGCTCCGATAATCAACCTTACAACCATTCCGTTCCTGATTATAGGTGTCGTTGCAATTTACAAGCTTACAAACCAGCCTATCTCGATGATGAGTGCAATCGGTCTTATTATGCTTGTCGGAATAGTCGTTAACAACGGAATTATTCTTGTTGACTACACAAACCTTCTGGTTGACCGCGGAATGAAGAAAAAGGAAGCATGTCTTGAAGCAGGATGCAGCCGTTTGCGCCCGGTTCTCATGACAACTCTTACGACAATTCTTGGAATGATTCCTATGTGCTTTGCCACAAGCGGAAGTGCCGGAATGGTTCAGCCGATTGGTGTTGCCGTAGTAGGAGGACTTACGAGTTCTACATTTGTTACTCTGTTCTTTATTCCTGTTTTGTATTCACTTATCATGAAGGAAAAAAAGACAGAAAAAAGCGGTGTTGTAGTTGAAATTCCGGCTGATATTTTAGGGAGAAAAAATGTACAGGATTGA
- a CDS encoding efflux RND transporter periplasmic adaptor subunit, with translation MKIRKSVFVVAVCAVVLAGTFIYVKVVGKSGSDFKGMNGGQSERTAVTVRTQTAHLNALQDYVLTNGEIESRNSVEVYPDIGGKIAKVYVSLGSHVKKGDVIAEVDPSVPGSQFTNSPVYAPISGTISSTPLEVGAKVSTSTALTVIGDVKNLQITSKIPERYVAALKKGLHADVTVEAYSDTVFSASVVNISPVVDPKSRTKEIIMVFDEKDERINAGMFAKVKLNTILYEGYITVPESAVIELDGTNILYVASSDGTTVSKREVTLGHSVDNTVQVLSGIEEGERVVVEGIRLLYDGALIKDIQKTEAE, from the coding sequence ATGAAAATCAGAAAAAGCGTATTTGTTGTTGCAGTCTGTGCTGTTGTTCTTGCGGGAACATTTATCTATGTTAAGGTTGTCGGAAAATCCGGTTCCGATTTTAAAGGAATGAACGGCGGTCAGTCAGAAAGGACTGCTGTTACGGTCAGAACCCAGACAGCTCATCTTAACGCACTGCAGGATTATGTCCTTACAAACGGTGAAATCGAAAGCCGCAATTCTGTAGAAGTTTACCCCGACATTGGCGGAAAGATTGCAAAAGTTTATGTTTCGCTCGGCTCCCATGTAAAGAAGGGCGACGTAATTGCAGAAGTAGATCCTTCTGTTCCTGGTTCCCAGTTTACAAACAGTCCGGTTTATGCACCTATCTCGGGAACAATTTCTTCCACTCCGCTTGAAGTTGGAGCAAAGGTTTCTACTTCGACTGCGCTGACTGTAATAGGCGATGTAAAAAACCTTCAGATTACATCAAAGATTCCTGAACGCTATGTTGCTGCACTTAAAAAAGGCCTTCACGCAGATGTAACAGTAGAAGCTTACTCCGACACAGTGTTCAGCGCGAGCGTGGTTAACATTTCACCTGTTGTTGACCCCAAAAGCCGCACAAAAGAAATCATAATGGTCTTTGATGAAAAAGATGAAAGAATAAACGCAGGAATGTTTGCAAAAGTAAAGCTGAACACAATTCTTTACGAAGGTTATATTACTGTTCCCGAAAGTGCAGTTATTGAACTTGACGGAACAAATATTCTGTATGTTGCATCATCAGACGGAACAACAGTTTCAAAGCGCGAAGTAACACTGGGACATTCCGTAGACAATACGGTTCAGGTTCTTTCCGGAATAGAAGAAGGCGAGCGTGTTGTTGTAGAAGGAATAAGACTTCTTTACGACGGCGCTTTGATTAAAGATATTCAAAAGACGGAGGCAGAATAA
- a CDS encoding TolC family protein, with product MKKSAVLFLAVFLSAANVFAQPVALGIEEAVSKALEENVSVKRGRISLDSAERAAGTSWNSVSPTINGSASVTMPLDSDKNALSLSGSVKVNLAPSIYTTVKNACLNYEKQQMTYDETLRSVELAVRKSFYSILYQEENVKLKQKSLETAKSQYESNLSKFNRGTLSKLDVLSAQVTYQNEQLELDTLKTSLDNALAEFKQVIGIPQDTQIELSGSFDRIMAVTEVDASGVTPESYTIASLEKQLEIAQNAVNASRLAAWGPSLSASYTYSATNANGAKDEISFDSPGSISLGASIPLDGFLPWSSGAQSIASKKDTVADLEIQLENARSEFRVDAQTYMNKINQSLANMEMRRSSIELSQSTYDMTRDAYNHGTKDLLTLQTSHDNLLESKLNLLSEAYNLVCAVLDLENLLGVPFGTLLAE from the coding sequence ATGAAAAAATCAGCGGTTTTGTTTTTGGCTGTGTTTTTGTCAGCAGCAAATGTTTTTGCACAACCTGTTGCACTTGGAATAGAAGAAGCTGTCAGTAAAGCACTTGAAGAAAATGTTTCCGTAAAACGCGGAAGAATTTCTTTGGATTCGGCAGAACGCGCGGCAGGAACTTCGTGGAATTCAGTGAGCCCTACAATCAACGGAAGTGCAAGTGTTACAATGCCTTTGGATTCCGACAAAAATGCACTTTCACTTTCGGGGTCGGTAAAGGTAAATCTTGCTCCTTCAATTTATACTACTGTAAAAAACGCCTGCCTTAATTACGAAAAGCAGCAGATGACTTATGACGAAACTTTAAGAAGTGTTGAACTTGCTGTTAGAAAATCTTTCTATTCAATTTTGTACCAGGAAGAAAATGTAAAGCTCAAGCAAAAAAGTCTTGAGACTGCAAAGAGCCAGTACGAGTCAAACCTTTCAAAGTTTAACCGCGGCACTTTGTCAAAACTTGATGTTCTGAGTGCGCAGGTTACCTACCAGAATGAACAGCTTGAACTGGACACGCTCAAAACTTCTCTTGATAACGCACTTGCAGAATTCAAACAGGTGATTGGTATTCCGCAGGACACGCAGATTGAACTTTCGGGCAGCTTTGACAGAATAATGGCTGTTACAGAAGTGGATGCTTCCGGCGTTACCCCTGAGTCTTACACAATTGCATCTTTGGAAAAGCAGCTCGAAATTGCGCAGAATGCAGTCAACGCTTCAAGACTTGCCGCGTGGGGACCGTCGCTGAGTGCTTCCTACACATACAGCGCAACAAATGCAAACGGCGCAAAAGATGAAATTTCCTTTGACTCACCAGGAAGTATTTCTCTGGGCGCTTCAATTCCGCTTGACGGATTTTTGCCGTGGTCTTCGGGCGCGCAGTCAATTGCGTCAAAAAAAGATACTGTTGCCGATCTGGAAATCCAGCTTGAAAATGCACGTTCTGAATTCAGGGTGGACGCACAAACTTATATGAACAAAATCAACCAGTCGCTTGCAAACATGGAAATGCGAAGAAGTTCAATTGAGCTTTCCCAGTCTACTTACGATATGACGAGAGATGCATATAATCATGGAACAAAAGATCTGCTTACACTCCAGACGTCACATGACAACCTGCTGGAGTCAAAACTCAATCTTCTTTCGGAAGCATACAATCTTGTGTGCGCCGTTCTTGATCTTGAAAACCTGCTTGGAGTTCCGTTCGGTACATTACTTGCTGAATAA
- the prfA gene encoding peptide chain release factor 1 has protein sequence MDLIKKLEDLSKRYSEVTEMVADPDLIKDQTRYKDTMREHQHLSELMSLYDEYKKTLSGIEESTRLITEEDDHDMKELAREELKELEEKKPKLEEQIKLKLIPPDPLDEKNIILEIRGGVGGDEASLFVRDVWEMYCHLAEMKGWKYEVMNSQPTEVGGFKEIVTSISGKFVYGTLRWEGGVHRVQRVPSTEAQGRIHTSTITVAVLPEAEDTEIVIKPEDVRVDVMRAGGPGGQCVNTTDSAVRLTHIPTGLVVIQQDEKSQIKNKAKAFRVLRARLFDLEESKKNAERSAARKNMVGSGDRSERIRTYNFPQNRVTDHRINFTIYKLDQFMMGYMDEMLDALNVYAKEEQFKDVSELSEN, from the coding sequence ATGGATTTAATCAAGAAACTCGAAGACCTTTCAAAGCGCTATTCAGAAGTAACCGAAATGGTTGCAGATCCTGACCTTATAAAAGACCAGACCAGATACAAAGACACAATGCGCGAACACCAGCACTTGAGCGAACTTATGTCTCTCTATGACGAATACAAAAAAACACTTTCGGGAATAGAAGAAAGCACCCGTCTCATAACAGAAGAAGACGACCATGACATGAAAGAGCTGGCCCGTGAGGAACTCAAGGAACTTGAAGAAAAAAAGCCAAAGCTCGAAGAACAGATAAAACTCAAGCTCATTCCGCCTGACCCTCTTGATGAAAAAAATATTATTCTTGAAATACGCGGCGGAGTCGGCGGTGACGAAGCAAGTCTTTTTGTAAGGGACGTCTGGGAAATGTACTGCCACCTTGCAGAAATGAAAGGATGGAAGTACGAAGTAATGAACAGCCAGCCCACAGAAGTCGGCGGATTCAAAGAAATTGTAACTTCAATAAGCGGCAAATTTGTTTACGGAACACTCCGCTGGGAAGGCGGCGTTCACAGAGTACAGCGCGTTCCCTCTACAGAAGCACAGGGAAGAATCCACACAAGTACAATAACAGTAGCCGTTCTTCCCGAAGCAGAAGACACAGAAATCGTAATAAAACCCGAAGACGTGCGTGTAGACGTAATGCGCGCGGGCGGACCGGGAGGACAGTGCGTTAACACAACAGACTCTGCCGTTCGCCTTACGCATATTCCCACCGGACTTGTTGTTATTCAGCAGGATGAAAAAAGCCAGATAAAAAACAAGGCAAAGGCATTCCGCGTTCTTAGGGCAAGACTTTTTGACCTCGAAGAAAGCAAGAAAAATGCAGAACGTTCGGCCGCAAGAAAAAACATGGTCGGTTCCGGTGACAGAAGCGAAAGAATCCGCACGTACAATTTTCCGCAGAACAGAGTTACAGACCACCGCATAAACTTTACGATATACAAACTTGACCAGTTTATGATGGGCTACATGGACGAAATGCTTGACGCGCTCAACGTATATGCAAAAGAAGAGCAGTTCAAAGACGTAAGCGAACTTTCAGAAAACTGA
- the prmC gene encoding peptide chain release factor N(5)-glutamine methyltransferase, which translates to MNINQARQEGQKLLAQSPTPVLDTDCILESVLEKDKTYILFNRDDELTQEQQDSFFDGIKKRAQGLPVAYITGHKEFYGIDFFVTPDVLIPKPDTEVLVEEAAGIIRAQLKNIGTVRVCDMCTGSGCIGISVLKECLVPGLPAGTRLEFTMADISTAALDIAKKNALNILGKETFSKITFVRGDLFENISGRFNVILSNPPYIPKALVPVLLADGRSEPSLALDGDAAEKSSDGLGIVRRLVPQAASHLAPGGILLIETGEYNAQDAELVFKKEGFKDTRIIYDLSGMMRDVFGRI; encoded by the coding sequence ATGAATATAAACCAGGCAAGGCAGGAAGGACAAAAACTTCTTGCGCAAAGCCCTACCCCTGTTTTGGACACCGACTGCATTCTTGAAAGTGTGCTTGAAAAAGACAAAACCTACATTCTCTTTAACCGTGACGATGAACTTACACAAGAGCAGCAGGATTCTTTTTTTGACGGAATAAAAAAACGCGCACAGGGACTGCCGGTTGCCTACATTACAGGACACAAGGAATTCTACGGAATTGATTTCTTTGTAACACCCGACGTTCTTATTCCAAAACCTGACACCGAAGTTCTTGTAGAAGAAGCAGCCGGAATAATACGCGCACAGTTAAAAAACATCGGTACGGTAAGAGTCTGCGATATGTGTACCGGAAGCGGGTGCATAGGCATCTCTGTCCTTAAGGAATGTCTTGTTCCGGGACTGCCGGCCGGAACACGTCTTGAGTTTACAATGGCCGACATAAGCACAGCCGCGCTTGATATTGCAAAAAAAAATGCGCTCAATATTCTGGGAAAAGAAACGTTCAGTAAAATAACATTTGTGCGCGGCGATCTTTTTGAAAATATTTCCGGCCGGTTCAATGTAATTCTGTCCAATCCGCCTTACATACCAAAAGCACTTGTTCCAGTCCTTCTTGCCGACGGACGCAGCGAACCTTCACTTGCACTTGACGGAGACGCCGCAGAAAAAAGCAGTGACGGCCTTGGAATAGTCAGAAGACTTGTACCGCAGGCAGCATCCCATCTTGCCCCAGGCGGAATTCTTCTTATAGAAACCGGCGAGTACAACGCACAGGACGCAGAACTTGTCTTTAAAAAAGAAGGCTTTAAGGACACGCGCATAATTTACGATCTTTCTGGAATGATGCGCGATGTCTTTGGCAGAATCTAG